The Ischnura elegans chromosome 1, ioIscEleg1.1, whole genome shotgun sequence genome contains a region encoding:
- the LOC124168686 gene encoding twinfilin, with product MSHQTGIRANESLKKFFGKCRDGHVRVFKVSIENEELTLSAQSGAKGTWEQDYDKLVLPLIKDDQPCYILYRFDSRSSTGGYEWALISWSPDDSSVRQKMLYASTKATLKQEFGGGQIKEEIHATVKEEVSLSGFRKHKANARAPAPLTPAEEELARMRIEGTTAGVGVGVDSRQQTLSGVAFPISAEAKDSIMELASGRCNYVQLKIDLEKEEIHLSDCDSIGLDRLPGKVPSNSARYHLYTFKHTHEGDLLEAIVFIYSMPGYSCSIKERMLYSSCKGPLLNSIEDDIGLEIVKKMEIDSGSELTEDFLQEELHPKKNLHRPKFAKPKGPPNRGAKRLTKGQDGH from the exons ATGTCACATCAAACAGGAATCAGAG CTAATGAGAGTTTGAAGAAGTTCTTTGGAAAATGCCGTGATGGTCATGTACGAGTATTTAAGGTTTCGATTGAAAATG AGGAGCTGACCCTATCAGCACAGTCTGGAGCTAAAGGAACTTGGGAACAAGATTATGATAAGTTAGTTTTGCCTTTGATAAAAGATGATCAACCTTGCTACATCCTATACAG ATTCGACTCGCGGAGCAGCACTGGAGGATATGAATGGGCTTTAATCAGCTGGTCTCCAGATGATTCTTCAGTACGGCAAAAGATGCTTTATGCATCTACCAAAGCAACACTTAAGCAGGAGTTCGGAGGAGGGCAAATAAAGGAGGAGATCCATGCCACAGTGAAG GAAGAAGTATCTTTGAGTGGTTTTAGGAAGCATAAGGCAAATGCTCGCGCTCCCGCCCCCCTCACCCCTGCTGAGGAAGAGCTTGCTCGAATGCGAATCGAAGGAACGACAG ctgGTGTTGGTGTGGGAGTTGATTCCAGACAACAAACTCTCTCAGGAGTAGCTTTTCCAATCAGTGCAGAAGCAAAAGACTCCATCATGGAATTAGCTTCAGGAAGATGTAATTATGTACAACTAAAAATTG ATCTAGAGAAGGAGGAGATACACCTTTCTGACTGTGACTCCATTGGATTAGATCGTCTACCTGGCAAAGTTCCATCCAATTCGGCACGATATCACCTTTACACTTTCAAGCACACTCATGAGGGTGATCTCCTGGAAGCCATTG TGTTCATATATTCTATGCCAGGGTATTCATGCTCAATCAAGGAGAGAATGCTGTACAGCAGTTGTAAAGGACCTTTGCTGAATTCTATCGAAGATGACATTGGCCTAGAAATTGTGAAGaag ATGGAGATAGATTCTGGCTCTGAACTCACAGAAGACTTCTTACAAGAGGAGCTTCATCCTAAAAAGAATTTGCACAGGCCAAAGTTTGCCAAGCCTAAGGGCCCCCCAAACCGTGGAGCAAAGCGACTAACCAAGGGACAGGATGGTCACTGA
- the LOC124168696 gene encoding RPII140-upstream gene protein gives MENILSQIIRRSFVFTGILPVGINSHDHVSPDSQSAQEIISREEKKTGLERVRAIFTVDEFDNLSPELTTVVQGSILGMLVGACYGGINRSKVAYLDFITKNQATQFASHLDAKKKLQDQVTIGLARGGFQWGWRLGVFTGSYLLISSVVATYRGKSGILEHEVSGVVTGGLYKASLGARGVIVGSGLGAVLGGLAGITSYGLLKVTGYSMEEIMTHRKYLSDSRQKMLNEKLSPYGGINEDPLVQGYMARHESSEILPKD, from the exons ATGGAAAATATATTATCCCAAATAATTCGGAGATCGTTTGTCTTTACTGGGATTCTTCCTGTAGGAATTAATAGCCATGATCATGTGTCCCCTGATTCTCAGTCAGCACAAGAAATTATATCACGCGAGGAAAAGAAAACTGGCTTGGAGCGAGTTCGGGCCATTTTCACCGTAGA TGAATTCGATAATTTAAGTCCGGAGCTGACGACTGTGGTGCAAGGCAGTATCCTTGGAATGTTGGTCGGCGCTTGTTATGGAGGCATAAACCGATCAAAAGTAGCTTATTTAGATTTCATAACAAAAAACCAAGCGACACAATTCGCGAGTCATCTAGATGCTAAG aaaaaacTCCAGGACCAAGTAACAATTGGATTGGCCAGAGGTGGATTCCAGTGGGGCTGGAGATTAGGCGTGTTCACAGGTTCCTACTT gttaATATCATCTGTGGTAGCTACGTACCGTGGAAAGTCTGGTATCCTGGAGCATGAAGTCAGTGGTGTAGTCACTGGAGGGTTATATAAAGCTAGCTTGGGAGCTAGAGGAGTAATTGTTGGCAGTGGTTTGG GTGCTGTCTTGGGAGGATTAGCTGGTATTACTTCTTATGGCCTCTTAAAAGTCACAGGGTATTCGATGGAAGAGATTATGACCCACAGAAAGTACTTGAGTGATAGCAGACAAAA gATGTTGAATGAAAAACTCTCTCCTTATGGTGGTATCAATGAAGATCCTCTTGTTCAAGGCTACATGGCAAGACATGAATCAAGTGAAATACTACCAAAAGATTGA
- the LOC124168674 gene encoding uncharacterized protein LOC124168674 produces the protein MSMMDNQLLIDLGTSPRTIDMDSDNALIGFTDIITNSTSSINLPGNAVPSNCLATDIVKEVSATCIDSKNERPSVMKVKSHSVDSLSDLNSLGILPLPGSPAVARKQQGVNLDQHYSSRLLFPFSTPKLKSTASLATASLLDDEPANLLSPFGWTPKRNNLTTMGEVIHVENVPVGDLVEVQVTESVLPDDMFDIDTLGKKQLELSKTPHSVQPTPTVQVLLPSLSSIGSEDMNSNDALNQGFMGSVSEESVSLPTPNDSVFEEAQELAKIFKKMGVAASSTTMDSIEDEDGSIVDDCPDLKDDADCLDIADDVLGSESSRSSCLEPKGSTWHRFSYESIIDNMEEEARNEKFRKGSVAFSDIASQGSVCDSFDCSSNISAFTPSPLSIGSVENLKLKAHSLIGNQLSNFPLKLRASSCSSVQSAKPGPMKALMPLNHLIMNEVATPSTARDRGKSHDVGTPHMLAVNSPLEGVNLMRRMSSTPKPCIPDNSSSVNKNNINNSSSQKKPNGRKMNKREGMFSSATKKPGETLSVPARQSSSAKSLGSQNGIVKGELSARRSPANSNHSTKSSAVSQGNGNSVPITKGSKHYPSPLLRRKVSSSPSVMKTPSRSISTGSLCSTSSTKKANNSPQMPSLLSKGRSNSSSKLPLSSSVRPLSEACLNSPARHSSPLQKLVSKFRRNFTPKEMKENVLPK, from the exons ATGTCGATGATGGATAACCAACTCTTAATCGATCTAGGCACGTCTCCTAGAACAATCGACATGGATTCTGACAATGCGCTCATAG GATTTACTGATATAATCACCAATTCGACTTCGAGTATAAATCTTCCGGGGAATGCAGTTCCGAGCAATTGCCTAGCTACAGATATCGTGAAAGAAGTGAGCGCAACATGCATCGATTCAAAGAATGAAAGACCTTCCGTAATGAAAGTCAAATCTCATAGTGTGGACTCATTGTCTGATTTAAATAGTTTGGGCATATTACCTCTGCCAGGTAGTCCAGCTGTTGCTAGGAAGCAGCAAGGTGTCAACCTCGACCAACATTATTCCTCTCGATTACTTTTTCCGTTCTCTACTCCCAAACTTAAAAGCACAGCATCTCTAGCTACAGCGAGTCTTTTGGATGATGAGCCTGCAAATTTATTATCCCCTTTTGGTTGGACCCCTAAGCGAAACAATCTGACAACCATGGGAGAAGTCATTCATGTTGAGAATGTTCCTGTAGGGGATCTCGTTGAAGTTCAGGTAACAGAATCTGTATTACCTGATGACATGTTTGACATTGACACTTTGGGAAAGAAACAGCTGGAACTTTCCAAGACCCCTCATAGTGTACAACCAACACCAACTGTTCAAGTGCTACTTCCTTCCCTGTCAAGTATTGGCAGTGAAGATATGAACAGCAATGACGCTCTTAACCAGGGATTTATGGGTTCAGTCTCTGAAGAATCAGTCTCCTTACCAACACCAAATGATTCTGTTTTTGAAGAGGCTCAGGAACTTGCAAAGATTTTTAAGAAGATGGGCGTTgcag CATCTAGTACTACAATGGATAGTATTGAAGATGAGGATGGAAGTATTGTTGATGACTGTCCCGACCTCAAAGACGATGCTGATTGTCTAGACATTGCAGATGATGTTTTAGGATCTGAAAGCAGCCGATCAAGTTGCTTAGAGCCGAAGGGAAGTACATGGCATAGATTTTCTTATGAAAGCATAATTGATAATATGGAAGAAGAAGCTaggaatgaaaagtttagaaaaggCAGCGTG gcTTTTAGTGATATTGCATCTCAAGGATCAGTTTGTGATAGTTTTGATTGCTCCTCCAATATATCAGCATTTACGCCATCTCCTCTTTCGATTGGTAGTGTggaaaatttgaagttaaaagCTCATAGTTTGATCGGGAATCAGCTAAGTAATTTTCCTCTGAAATTGAGGGCATCGTCCTGTTCCTCTGTTCAATCAGCAAAACCTGGTCCGATGAAAGCCCTCATGCCACTTAATCATCTTATCATGAATGAAGTTGCCACTCCATCAACTGCTAGAGATCGTGGGAAGTCACATG ATGTAGGGACACCTCACATGCTTGCCGTAAATTCACCATTAGAAGGAGTTAATCTTATGAGAAGAATGTCCTCAACTCCTAAGCCATGCATACCTGATAATAGCAGCAGTGTGAATAagaacaatattaataatagttCTAGTCAGAAAAAGCCTAATGGAAGAAAG ATGAATAAAAGAGAGGGAATGTTTAGCAGTGCAACAAAGAAACCTGGTGAGACCCTGTCAGTACCAGCAAGGCAATCAAGCTCAGCAAAATCTCTTGGTAGTCAGAATGGCATTGTAAAAGGAGAATTGTCAGCAAGACGCTCCCCTGCCAATTCAAATCATTCCACCAAATCTTCTGCTGTATCACAAGGTAATGGGAATTCAGTCCCAATTACCAAAGGGAGCAAGCATTACCCCTCTCCTTTGCTCAGAAGGAAAGTTTCCAGCAGCCCTTCAGTAATGAAGACACCTAGTCGTTCCATTAGCACTGGGAGTCTATGTTCAACCTCTAG cacaaaGAAAGCAAATAACTCACCCCAGATGCCCAGTTTGTTGAGCAAGGGCCGGTCAAATTCATCATCTAAATTGCCATTGAGCTCATCTGTGCGCCCATTATCTGAAGCTTGTCTGAATTCCCCAGCTAGACACAGCAGTCCACTTCAAAAG